One segment of Aquimarina sp. BL5 DNA contains the following:
- a CDS encoding serine hydrolase, which produces MKKCIIITSVILPILMLSFFLFEPIMTYTTGWNSFPNSKELEPISYHNDDTSKKADSILKEMFTHLKTPGLSVAIGMNGKAIWSNAIGYQDIKNDKKISLDTKFRIGSTSKAVTSIGVGLLLQKGKLNLNSKVKEFVPYINETLAEIKLKQLASHTSGIRNYGTCFCFPIWEHLNNDEYTTVQESVGIFSDSPLLFPSGTDFSYSSYNYTLLSAMMEGASGKDFLSFMKAAIFNPLGIKHINGETSSLSQENISKFYEVDENMYKETFKVNNSNKWAGGGFVATPTALVKLGNAFLNYNLLNKATTETLIEPVQLDTGEINKQNYAIGWRNSFTEEMFDNNQKVQIIHHAGTAAGSTSVFILFPEYNLSISILMNRSGATSDLFTYSYELAKIFITKK; this is translated from the coding sequence ATGAAAAAATGCATTATAATCACTTCTGTAATCTTACCAATACTTATGCTAAGCTTCTTCCTTTTTGAACCTATCATGACCTACACAACGGGGTGGAATTCTTTTCCAAACAGTAAAGAATTAGAGCCTATCTCATATCATAATGATGATACTTCAAAAAAGGCAGATAGTATTTTAAAAGAAATGTTTACGCATCTTAAAACACCTGGATTATCAGTTGCTATAGGAATGAACGGAAAGGCAATTTGGTCTAATGCAATTGGTTACCAAGATATTAAAAACGATAAAAAAATAAGTCTTGATACAAAATTCAGAATAGGAAGCACATCCAAAGCAGTTACTTCCATTGGAGTAGGTTTGCTTTTACAGAAAGGTAAATTAAATCTAAATTCTAAGGTCAAAGAATTCGTACCTTATATAAACGAAACACTGGCCGAAATAAAATTAAAACAACTAGCATCACATACCTCAGGAATACGAAATTATGGAACCTGCTTTTGCTTTCCTATATGGGAACATCTCAACAATGATGAGTATACAACGGTGCAAGAAAGTGTAGGAATATTTAGTGATTCTCCACTGCTGTTTCCTTCTGGAACTGATTTTAGCTATAGTTCTTACAACTATACCTTGCTCAGTGCTATGATGGAAGGTGCGTCTGGTAAAGATTTTCTAAGTTTTATGAAAGCCGCAATTTTTAATCCTTTAGGTATTAAACACATCAATGGAGAAACATCATCTTTATCACAAGAAAATATTTCAAAATTTTATGAAGTGGATGAAAACATGTATAAAGAAACTTTTAAAGTCAACAATAGTAATAAATGGGCTGGAGGCGGATTTGTTGCTACACCAACGGCTCTTGTAAAACTAGGGAATGCCTTTCTAAACTATAATCTTTTAAATAAAGCCACCACTGAAACCCTTATAGAACCAGTACAATTAGACACAGGAGAAATCAATAAACAAAACTATGCCATTGGATGGCGTAACAGCTTTACCGAGGAGATGTTTGACAATAATCAAAAAGTACAAATCATCCATCACGCAGGAACTGCTGCGGGTTCTACATCTGTATTTATTCTATTTCCGGAATATAATCTATCAATATCTATACTAATGAATCGAAGTGGCGCCACATCCGACTTATTTACCTACTCATACGAGCTAGCAAAAATATTTATAACCAAAAAATGA
- a CDS encoding helix-turn-helix domain-containing protein: MKTSSSNSTAENTTSTETKNLKIMEQPALGIKISELRKSKGLTQEELVEQCNISVRTIQRIEAGEVTPRSYTIKTILSALDYDLEKIQTEDSKVTKEFKKIFLLEIDDEKEASFLTRQLNIAWISGIIYFLVGFVEMIVDYYRIEENEMVIDQWLYIFLKIVLVTSIVLFTRGFVLTGKIFKNYLLKITAFMFIFITIVFYAFDIISLYVGDFDYHIVIGAEAMTYGIIGILFGISVLRLKNGLGTIATVTGIFEIITYAFMTTVLLSIVGLIFLTPTILLEIILLFKVCEMIKAKEKAILAD, from the coding sequence ATGAAAACAAGTTCTAGTAATTCTACTGCAGAGAATACTACTTCAACAGAAACTAAAAACTTAAAGATCATGGAACAGCCAGCATTAGGTATAAAAATATCAGAACTCAGAAAATCAAAAGGACTTACCCAAGAAGAGTTAGTCGAACAATGTAATATTAGTGTTAGAACCATACAAAGAATTGAAGCCGGAGAGGTTACACCGAGAAGCTATACGATAAAAACAATTCTATCTGCATTGGATTACGACCTAGAAAAAATTCAAACAGAAGATTCTAAAGTAACAAAAGAATTTAAAAAGATATTCCTACTTGAAATAGATGACGAAAAAGAAGCAAGTTTTCTGACAAGACAACTAAACATTGCCTGGATTAGTGGTATCATATATTTTCTGGTTGGTTTTGTAGAAATGATAGTAGATTATTACAGAATTGAGGAAAATGAAATGGTAATTGATCAGTGGCTATATATTTTTCTGAAAATAGTTTTAGTAACTTCTATTGTCCTTTTTACTCGTGGTTTTGTACTTACCGGTAAGATTTTTAAAAACTACTTGCTAAAAATAACTGCGTTCATGTTCATTTTTATTACGATCGTATTCTATGCATTTGACATTATATCCCTATACGTTGGTGATTTTGATTATCATATTGTTATCGGTGCAGAAGCAATGACCTACGGAATTATAGGAATCTTGTTTGGGATATCTGTTTTAAGGCTTAAGAATGGGTTAGGAACCATCGCTACAGTTACGGGGATTTTCGAAATCATTACCTACGCATTTATGACAACCGTATTACTATCTATCGTTGGATTGATATTTCTTACACCTACTATTTTATTAGAAATCATTCTACTTTTTAAAGTCTGCGAGATGATCAAGGCTAAAGAGAAAGCTATACTAGCCGATTAA
- a CDS encoding T9SS type A sorting domain-containing protein has product MKHLKLILLTVCLLSLSHYSFSQTHPFLIITEDMYPDLQQKFVGNRQPFKYIRDAAFSRWDNDFSDGDWGSLSGTLNYNMLSYVLEPNPSNRVQYKNKIISILNTWPDQVPFLERRGAHANYVDAASAQFNAIIALDIIYNDLTPTELAAAESNLATVATWYQNNEPAWRLSYYGINLLYAIYKNNTAEITKWKDLYDAYLFNKSMMQDGSWGQSPGYVFARMLDTRMSKTHIKDVMEFTGLGSYYNDPRMNLLYEWATTFALTPFGGYTKFGDTGLTENRLANHSGIYYAERHGTDVGGMAYWHLGNKNPGSFNSSNLFIYILKDINKPTPIMPVSLLRDQSGAALWDKTDSEEALQGILYCLKNDPGQDNLGHDLEDVNSFDITAYGQHIVLNSGVRYTNADGSGFNYPGYAPDGGRWKRASLQNTVLIGDDTQHSQTDGNGLIDGLVGGNVEFGTTDAGPAINNGTHYRTLHFIHPIPGESNGYFVIYDEVEPTNSSDDVTINFQANVLDGNTVTITNNQEYNFPINAIINSENRDETEKGTVFFASNPNVTLASSFKGDFGQGFKTTQNIKAVYQAPADGVIRATTLIFPEDGTHSKGSLSKIANSDYSGITITHNASFIDTYLGSKNTISNTYNDVTFKGKTAFFRKKSENTIAYSVTNGTSFLDTSATNDYGFTAAMPVSIVMEENSGNIHAFNTTNITFFKEDITSVQIDGIEVNPILASSHSIEVSVPSGRHRVELFTNGTLSIPDTSTKDTNIKLYPNPTRNSITLNTADNLQVHQVIVSDLTGKFIKDLVFEAKGTNTFIVNIENLQTGIYFFQIRYNDGKGSIVKKVIIE; this is encoded by the coding sequence ATGAAACATTTAAAATTAATATTACTTACTGTATGTCTTTTATCTTTAAGCCATTACAGTTTTTCACAAACACATCCTTTTTTAATTATTACTGAAGACATGTATCCTGATCTACAGCAAAAATTTGTAGGTAACCGACAACCTTTTAAATATATAAGAGATGCAGCTTTCAGTAGATGGGACAATGACTTTAGTGATGGCGATTGGGGCTCCTTGTCCGGTACGTTAAACTATAATATGCTCTCTTATGTCTTAGAGCCTAATCCTAGTAATAGAGTTCAGTACAAAAATAAAATAATAAGTATCTTAAATACATGGCCTGATCAAGTTCCTTTTTTAGAAAGAAGAGGAGCCCATGCAAACTATGTAGATGCTGCATCAGCTCAATTCAATGCTATTATAGCATTAGATATTATATATAACGATTTAACACCAACAGAATTAGCCGCTGCCGAGAGTAATTTAGCTACTGTAGCTACTTGGTACCAAAACAATGAACCTGCTTGGAGGCTATCTTATTATGGGATAAATTTATTGTATGCCATCTATAAAAACAATACCGCTGAGATAACTAAGTGGAAAGATTTATACGATGCCTATTTATTTAATAAATCGATGATGCAAGATGGATCTTGGGGGCAATCCCCAGGATATGTATTTGCTAGAATGTTAGATACACGTATGTCAAAAACACACATTAAAGATGTTATGGAATTTACAGGTCTTGGAAGTTATTATAACGACCCTAGAATGAACTTGCTTTATGAATGGGCCACTACTTTTGCATTAACTCCTTTTGGAGGGTACACTAAATTTGGTGATACAGGTCTTACAGAAAATAGATTAGCAAACCACTCTGGGATCTATTATGCAGAAAGGCATGGTACTGATGTTGGAGGAATGGCTTATTGGCATCTTGGAAATAAGAATCCTGGATCCTTTAATAGTAGTAACCTTTTTATTTATATTCTTAAAGATATTAATAAACCAACTCCTATTATGCCAGTTTCTTTACTACGAGATCAATCGGGGGCTGCACTTTGGGATAAAACAGATTCTGAAGAAGCATTACAAGGAATATTGTATTGTTTAAAAAATGATCCTGGTCAAGATAATCTTGGTCATGATTTAGAAGATGTAAACTCTTTTGATATAACAGCATATGGACAACATATCGTCTTGAATTCAGGAGTAAGATACACTAATGCCGACGGATCAGGCTTTAATTATCCTGGATATGCTCCAGATGGAGGTCGTTGGAAAAGAGCTTCTCTCCAAAATACAGTTTTAATAGGTGATGATACACAACATTCCCAAACAGACGGAAATGGTTTAATTGATGGACTTGTTGGTGGAAACGTAGAATTTGGAACGACTGATGCTGGACCTGCAATCAATAATGGAACTCATTATAGAACATTACACTTCATTCATCCTATTCCTGGAGAATCTAATGGGTACTTTGTAATTTATGATGAAGTAGAACCCACAAACTCTTCAGATGATGTAACCATTAATTTTCAAGCAAATGTATTGGATGGAAATACTGTGACTATAACTAATAATCAGGAATACAATTTTCCTATTAATGCTATCATCAATTCTGAAAATCGAGATGAAACAGAAAAAGGAACTGTTTTCTTTGCCTCCAATCCCAACGTAACTCTTGCTAGTTCGTTTAAAGGTGATTTTGGACAAGGGTTTAAAACAACTCAAAATATTAAAGCGGTATACCAAGCACCTGCAGATGGCGTCATTCGTGCTACTACTTTAATTTTTCCTGAAGATGGTACACATAGCAAAGGATCTTTATCAAAAATCGCAAATTCGGATTACAGCGGTATCACTATAACTCATAATGCTAGTTTTATTGATACGTATTTGGGTTCAAAAAATACGATAAGTAATACCTATAATGATGTTACTTTTAAAGGAAAAACCGCTTTTTTTAGAAAAAAATCCGAAAATACGATTGCCTATTCAGTCACAAATGGCACATCATTTTTAGATACAAGCGCAACTAACGACTATGGGTTTACGGCTGCTATGCCTGTGAGTATAGTTATGGAAGAAAACTCTGGAAATATCCATGCTTTTAACACTACTAATATCACTTTTTTTAAAGAGGATATAACATCTGTTCAGATAGATGGTATCGAAGTCAATCCTATATTGGCTTCTTCTCATAGCATTGAAGTTTCTGTTCCTAGTGGAAGACATCGTGTCGAGTTATTTACTAATGGTACGTTATCTATCCCTGATACTAGCACAAAAGACACTAACATAAAATTATATCCTAATCCTACAAGAAATAGTATCACCTTAAATACTGCCGACAATTTGCAGGTTCATCAAGTTATTGTTTCTGATTTGACTGGTAAATTTATTAAGGATTTAGTTTTTGAAGCTAAAGGAACAAATACCTTTATTGTAAATATCGAAAACTTGCAAACAGGCATTTACTTTTTCCAAATAAGATACAATGACGGCAAAGGAAGTATCGTGAAGAAAGTAATTATTGAATAA
- a CDS encoding T9SS type A sorting domain-containing protein, whose protein sequence is MKTLYALLFLLVTASLNSQTVTTVMEGLFHDGLALDINGNLYGSDYSGDSVFKLDVNGNVSTFVSGLNTPNGIGVNSNNEIYICDHESNRILKYNDQGDELASYPTLTPAGIKKMPNSDDMLFVGYGNNTINLLASDGTITQLFSGSPLNGPAGIAFDDSGTIFIGNFNDRRIHKYDNGVLTYVAQLPSGGINSNFLGFLTYANGFLYATQLGEHRVYRINPQNVDDLEIYAGSTIGNADGNVADATFNLPNGILASPDGATIYVSDAGTKNLRIISDVTLSINELKEADFSLLLYPNPSTEMLTIKGVLLEQSSFDVAVYDTLGQRIFSESNPFETKAFERNINTSTWSSGIYTVLITSGTYRTSKKIVK, encoded by the coding sequence AGGATTATTCCATGATGGACTTGCTTTGGATATAAATGGAAATTTATATGGATCTGATTATTCAGGTGATTCGGTTTTTAAATTGGATGTCAATGGTAATGTAAGCACGTTTGTGAGTGGTCTAAACACACCTAACGGAATTGGTGTGAATAGTAATAATGAAATTTACATATGTGATCATGAAAGTAATAGAATACTAAAATATAATGATCAGGGAGATGAACTTGCTAGCTACCCTACGCTTACTCCTGCTGGAATAAAAAAAATGCCGAACAGTGATGATATGCTTTTTGTTGGTTACGGTAATAATACCATTAACTTGCTTGCATCAGATGGGACAATTACTCAACTATTTTCCGGGAGTCCGTTAAATGGCCCGGCTGGTATAGCATTTGATGATAGTGGTACAATATTTATAGGAAATTTTAACGATAGAAGAATTCATAAGTACGATAATGGAGTATTGACATACGTAGCGCAATTACCCTCAGGGGGGATCAATAGCAATTTTTTAGGTTTCTTGACATATGCTAATGGATTTTTATATGCTACTCAATTGGGAGAGCATCGTGTTTATCGGATTAACCCTCAAAACGTGGATGATCTCGAGATATATGCAGGAAGTACTATTGGGAATGCGGATGGAAATGTTGCAGATGCTACATTTAATCTTCCTAATGGTATTTTGGCTAGCCCAGATGGGGCGACCATATATGTAAGTGATGCGGGAACAAAAAATCTCAGAATAATTTCTGATGTAACTCTTAGCATCAATGAATTAAAAGAAGCTGACTTTTCCCTACTATTATATCCAAATCCATCAACAGAAATGTTAACGATAAAAGGAGTACTTCTGGAACAAAGTAGTTTTGATGTAGCGGTATATGATACGCTTGGGCAAAGAATTTTTTCAGAATCAAATCCATTTGAAACCAAAGCTTTTGAAAGAAATATAAATACCAGCACTTGGAGTTCGGGAATATATACAGTGCTTATAACATCAGGTACGTATAGGACATCAAAAAAGATAGTCAAATAA